The following are encoded together in the Primulina eburnea isolate SZY01 unplaced genomic scaffold, ASM2296580v1 ctg507_ERROPOS390280, whole genome shotgun sequence genome:
- the LOC140821278 gene encoding uncharacterized protein isoform X2 — protein MESQTLVINANRAPFYVSKNAYIVVVLFCALFTLITCKQCPINEKPNQLEIGLCGPNRAHVDTNHPDLLNGHVNLELGSRNYLHQQSLENVCPPSNSFCFPVTMTHFLSDEVDTEFDAIDENGVPPEDFSNGFKQVRSNLSWSSDHVIFRLLGESTVSCSFKQRDGFHELPSDDFYTRSIQQTDTSSCIRSSFEHKTRSLNSGENVEYVKFGLMDPPVEIKPSLLDWGQKNMYVPSLAFLTVKNLEATGVLSVHYPYSSNTQFYPCNFSETLLAPGEVATICFVFSPTQLGLSVAQLVVQTSLGGFLIQAKGFAVESPFLIKSGFDVYSSGRWKKNLSLFNPFNEAIYVEEVTAWISVSSGNTFRTSSAICNIVAMENSSEFTTLGAKVVLGFENGEVDLTQIFVRPHVNWEVGPQKTETIMELDFSYHFEGKIVGTLCMMLKSSKNKIGTVVVPLGEEPSPYSAGHVSASLEALVPCNASGSSIFALSVRNDAPCLLSVVKVSKVGDGTETFQIKSVEGLVLFPRSITLVAILNYARLETPAVNSRCKLLILLNNTRNSQLEIPCMDVISFCSGYGVDSSVGFTGINNVVYVNGIQKSFIRSMHPPSEIKAVAAIQADEFVLRNWKSHANTRFLSVLDDHELRFPVVNVGNHCYRWVSVKNPSQEPVVMQLILNSWEVIDKCRTPEFDLQPPSDTILLSNRSIAPTRYGFSLGQDAITEAFIHPYGSASFGPILFQPSKLCEWRSSALIRNNLSGVEWLSLRGFGGSRSLLLLEGSKPVQSLEFKLDFPSQLNFSSGMLPHMEGKKNFCHQSLRKEVYAKNVGDLPLEVIQIKVSGAECSLDGFQVHNCQGFSLQPGESVRLQMSYWTDFSSSTIQRDLELALATGNLVIPMKTSLPLFVLCFCRRYMFWMRVKKAMVVIMFASLLFVLVFLLFTSLTPFTCQDSKSGMKSSNVNCVEKSVAQEEALVLVSADRCCDGYSSGCGLVNHSEQYQKQKVPLLDTLPEAISTSSALSKTSSGVYCDGQDTSDSRNLRVTIGREKLRRRKKKKSSAIGLLELSSSQSGNSTPSSPLSPAACITPKPSCLMSPDRGPSLENIIPFAQKPLKKHDSIKCSEPPPQHIPSGDEVSSKRGFSPQETASLTKEVACGNVPFSAAGVSPRACHSPALISTSTIAPRAWAPGYKVHNKKAGEVEEKVSVDEKESVEDKFNYNVWADNLLGLHLIFQPKKVPRKSPRAIDDNFESFFVTGPSTLFANYMLNSPSGG, from the exons ATGGAATCTCAAACCCTAGTGATCAACGCTAATAG GGCACCCTTTTACGTTTCCAAGAATGCTTACATTGTGGTGGTTCTATTTTGTGCTTTGTTCACACTTATCACATGCAAGCAATGTCCAATAAATGAAAAGCCAAATCAATTAGAAATAGGATTATGCGGGCCCAACAGGGCTCATGTTGATACAAACCATCCAGATCTATTGAATGGTCATGTTAATTTAGAATTAGGTTCAAGAAATTACTTGCATCAACAGAGTCTGGAGAATGTATGCCCGCCTTCGAATTCGTTCTGTTTTCCGGTGACAATGACCCACTTTTTATCTGATGAAGTTGATACTGAATTCGATGCAATAGATGAGAATGGGGTTCCACCTGAAGATTTTTCTAATGGATTTAAGCAAGTGAGAAGTAACTTGAGCTGGTCTTCAGACCATGTTATCTTCAGGTTATTGGGTGAGAGCACTGTTTCTTGCTCATTCAAGCAGCGAGATGGTTTTCATGAATTGCCATCTGATGATTTTTACACTAGGAGCATCCAACAAACTGATACATCTTCTTGTATAAGATCATCGTTTGAACATAAAACTCGCAGTTTAAATTCAGGAGAAAATGTTGAATATGTAAAATTTGGCTTGATGGACCCTCCTGTGGAGATAAAGCCTTCATTACTTGATTGGGGACAAAAGAATATGTATGTCCCATCCTTGGCCTTTTTGACAGTAAAGAATCTAGAAGCTACTGGTGTTTTGAGTGTCCACTATCCTTACAGTAGCAACACACAGTTTTATCCGTGCAATTTTAGTGAAACACTGCTAGCTCCTGGAGAAGTTGCTACAATATGTTTTGTGTTTTCCCCTACACAGTTAGGATTGTCCGTAGCTCAATTAGTTGTACAGACAAGTTTGGGTGGGTTCCTGATTCAAGCTAAAGGCTTTGCTGTCGAGTCTCCTTTTTTGATAAAGTCTGGATTTGATGTTTACTCCAGTGGAAGGTGGAAAAAGAATTTGTCTTTATTTAATCCTTTCAATGAAGCCATCTATGTGGAGGAGGTAACTGCTTGGATATCTGTGTCCTCAGGGAACACTTTCCGCACATCAAGCGCAATTTGCAACATTGTCGCTATGGAGAATTCGAGTGAGTTTACAACGTTGGGTGCTAAAGTAGTGTTGGGTTTTGAGAATGGTGAGGTTGATCTGACACAAATCTTTGTGAGACCACATGTGAATTGGGAGGTTGGCCCTCAAAAAACAGAGACTATCATGGAATTGGACTTTTCTTACCATTTCGAAGGAAAAATAGTTGGTACTTTGTGTATGATGTTGAAATCTTCAAAGAATAAGATCGGTACTGTCGTGGTACCTCTTGGAGAGGAACCAAGCCCATATTCAGCAGGTCATGTTTCAGCATCTTTGGAGGCCTTGGTTCCATGCAATGCAAGTGGATCTTCCATTTTTGCTTTGTCTGTGAGAAATGATGCTCCGTGTCTACTGAGTGTTGTTAAGGTCAGTAAAGTAGGCGATGGTACTGAAACCTTCCAAATCAAGTCCGTTGaaggacttgtactttttccTCGATCAATCACACTAGTAGCTATACTCAATTACGCTCGTCTTGAAACTCCTGCAGTAAACTCACGCTGCAAATTACTCATTCTATTAAATAACACTAGAAATTCTCAGCTAGAAATTCCATGCATGGATGTTATCAGTTTCTGCTCGGGATATGGGGTAGATTCTTCAGTTGGATTTACAGGGATCAACAATGTAGTTTATGTGAATGGAATACAAAAGTCTTTTATTCGCAGCATGCACCCACCTTCTGAAATCAAG GCTGTCGCTGCAATTCAAGCGGATGAATTTGTACTCAGAAACTGGAAATCTCATGCCAACACGAGATTCCTGTCTGTTCTTGATGACCATGAACTACGATTTCCAGTGGTTAATGTTGGAAATCATTGCTACCGGTGGGTCTCTGTCAAAAACCCAAGCCAAGAACCAGTTGTGATGCAGCTTATTTTAAATTCATGGGAAGTCATTGATAAGTGCAGGACACCAGAATTTGATTTGCAACCTCCCTCAGACACTATTTTGTTGAGTAATAGATCAATTGCTCCAACAAGGTATGGATTCTCATTGGGTCAAGATGCAATAACTGAGGCTTTTATTCATCCTTATGGCAGTGCTTCTTTTGGTCCAATCTTATTTCAACCTTCCAAACTATGCGAATGGAGAAGTTCAGCACTGATAAGGAATAATCTCTCTGGTGTAGAATGGTTATCACTGCGAGGATTTGGAGGGTCACGTTCCTTGCTGTTGCTAGAGGGGTCTAAACCCGTGCAGAGTTTAGAATTTAAGCTAGATTTTCCGAGTCAGCTAAATTTTTCTTCTGGCATGTTACCCCACATGGAAGGCAAAAAAAATTTCTGTCATCAGTCCTTGAGAAAAGAGGTCTATGCCAAGAACGTGGGTGACCTTCCTTTGGAGGTTATTCAAATTAAAGTTTCAGGGGCTGAGTGTAGTTTGGATGGATTTCAAGTACATAATTGTCAAGGTTTTTCTCTTCAACCTGGAGAATCCGTTAGGCTTCAAATGTCATACTGGACTGATTTCTCCTCGTCCACTATACAGAGGGACCTTGAACTAGCTTTGGCAACTGGGAATCTTGTGATACCTATGAAAACAAGTTTGCCATTATTCGTGCTTTGTTTCTGCAGAAGATATATGTTCTGGATGCGTGTTAAGAAAGCTATGGTGGTGATCATGTTTGCATCTCTGCTATTTGTGCTAGTCTTTCTCCTTTTTACCTCTCTGACTCCGTTCACATGTCAAGACTCTAAAAGTGGGATGAAATCTTCTAATGTTAATTGTGTTGAAAAATCAGTTGCACAAGAGGAAGCATTGGTCTTGGTGTCTGCCGATCGATGTTGTGATGGTTATTCCTCGGGCTGTGGACTTGTAAATCATTCTGAACAGTATCAGAAACAAAAGGTTCCTCTGTTAGACACCCTACCAGAAGCCATATCAACATCCTCGGCATTGTCAAAAACTTCGTCAGGTGTGTATTGTGATGGTCAAGATACATCAGATTCAAGAAACTTGAGAGTTACTATCGGGAGAGAGAAATTAAGGAGgcggaaaaagaaaaagagttcTGCTATCGGACTCTTAGAACTTTCAAGCAGTCAGAGTGGCAATTCTACCCCATCTTCACCTCTGTCTCCAGCGGCATGCATAACACCAAAGCCATCGTGTTTGATGTCTCCTGATAGAGGCCCATCATTGGAGAACATAATCCCATTTGCTCAGAAACCGCTCAAGAAACATGATAGCATAAAATGCTCCGAACCTCCCCCTCAGCATATTCCCTCGGGTGATGAGGTTTCCTCCAAGCGGGGGTTCTCTCCTCAGGAGACTGCTAGTTTAACGAAGGAGGTCGCTTGTGGGAATGTTCCGTTTAGTGCTGCTGGGGTTTCCCCTCGGGCATGTCATTCACCAGCTTTGATCTCAACATCTACAATTGCTCCCCGTGCATGGGCTCCGGGGTACAAAGTTCACAATAAAAAAGCTGGTGAAGTCGAGGAAAAGGTGAGTGTGGACGAAAAGGAGAGTGTGGaagataaatttaattataacgTATGGGCGGATAATCTCCTTGGTCTCCATTTGATTTTCCAGCCAAAAAAGGTCCCCAGGAAGTCACCCCGTGCCATTGATGATAATTTTGAGAGCTTTTTTGTGACAGGACCATCGACCCTCTTTGCGAACTATATGCTAAATTCCCCATCTGGAGGGTAA
- the LOC140821278 gene encoding uncharacterized protein isoform X4 codes for MTHFLSDEVDTEFDAIDENGVPPEDFSNGFKQVRSNLSWSSDHVIFRLLGESTVSCSFKQRDGFHELPSDDFYTRSIQQTDTSSCIRSSFEHKTRSLNSGENVEYVKFGLMDPPVEIKPSLLDWGQKNMYVPSLAFLTVKNLEATGVLSVHYPYSSNTQFYPCNFSETLLAPGEVATICFVFSPTQLGLSVAQLVVQTSLGGFLIQAKGFAVESPFLIKSGFDVYSSGRWKKNLSLFNPFNEAIYVEEVTAWISVSSGNTFRTSSAICNIVAMENSSEFTTLGAKVVLGFENGEVDLTQIFVRPHVNWEVGPQKTETIMELDFSYHFEGKIVGTLCMMLKSSKNKIGTVVVPLGEEPSPYSAGHVSASLEALVPCNASGSSIFALSVRNDAPCLLSVVKVSKVGDGTETFQIKSVEGLVLFPRSITLVAILNYARLETPAVNSRCKLLILLNNTRNSQLEIPCMDVISFCSGYGVDSSVGFTGINNVVYVNGIQKSFIRSMHPPSEIKAVAAIQADEFVLRNWKSHANTRFLSVLDDHELRFPVVNVGNHCYRWVSVKNPSQEPVVMQLILNSWEVIDKCRTPEFDLQPPSDTILLSNRSIAPTRYGFSLGQDAITEAFIHPYGSASFGPILFQPSKLCEWRSSALIRNNLSGVEWLSLRGFGGSRSLLLLEGSKPVQSLEFKLDFPSQLNFSSGMLPHMEGKKNFCHQSLRKEVYAKNVGDLPLEVIQIKVSGAECSLDGFQVHNCQGFSLQPGESVRLQMSYWTDFSSSTIQRDLELALATGNLVIPMKTSLPLFVLCFCRRYMFWMRVKKAMVVIMFASLLFVLVFLLFTSLTPFTCQDSKSGMKSSNVNCVEKSVAQEEALVLVSADRCCDGYSSGCGLVNHSEQYQKQKVPLLDTLPEAISTSSALSKTSSGVYCDGQDTSDSRNLRVTIGREKLRRRKKKKSSAIGLLELSSSQSGNSTPSSPLSPAACITPKPSCLMSPDRGPSLENIIPFAQKPLKKHDSIKCSEPPPQHIPSGDEVSSKRGFSPQETASLTKEVACGNVPFSAAGVSPRACHSPALISTSTIAPRAWAPGYKVHNKKAGEVEEKVSVDEKESVEDKFNYNVWADNLLGLHLIFQPKKVPRKSPRAIDDNFESFFVTGPSTLFANYMLNSPSGG; via the exons ATGACCCACTTTTTATCTGATGAAGTTGATACTGAATTCGATGCAATAGATGAGAATGGGGTTCCACCTGAAGATTTTTCTAATGGATTTAAGCAAGTGAGAAGTAACTTGAGCTGGTCTTCAGACCATGTTATCTTCAGGTTATTGGGTGAGAGCACTGTTTCTTGCTCATTCAAGCAGCGAGATGGTTTTCATGAATTGCCATCTGATGATTTTTACACTAGGAGCATCCAACAAACTGATACATCTTCTTGTATAAGATCATCGTTTGAACATAAAACTCGCAGTTTAAATTCAGGAGAAAATGTTGAATATGTAAAATTTGGCTTGATGGACCCTCCTGTGGAGATAAAGCCTTCATTACTTGATTGGGGACAAAAGAATATGTATGTCCCATCCTTGGCCTTTTTGACAGTAAAGAATCTAGAAGCTACTGGTGTTTTGAGTGTCCACTATCCTTACAGTAGCAACACACAGTTTTATCCGTGCAATTTTAGTGAAACACTGCTAGCTCCTGGAGAAGTTGCTACAATATGTTTTGTGTTTTCCCCTACACAGTTAGGATTGTCCGTAGCTCAATTAGTTGTACAGACAAGTTTGGGTGGGTTCCTGATTCAAGCTAAAGGCTTTGCTGTCGAGTCTCCTTTTTTGATAAAGTCTGGATTTGATGTTTACTCCAGTGGAAGGTGGAAAAAGAATTTGTCTTTATTTAATCCTTTCAATGAAGCCATCTATGTGGAGGAGGTAACTGCTTGGATATCTGTGTCCTCAGGGAACACTTTCCGCACATCAAGCGCAATTTGCAACATTGTCGCTATGGAGAATTCGAGTGAGTTTACAACGTTGGGTGCTAAAGTAGTGTTGGGTTTTGAGAATGGTGAGGTTGATCTGACACAAATCTTTGTGAGACCACATGTGAATTGGGAGGTTGGCCCTCAAAAAACAGAGACTATCATGGAATTGGACTTTTCTTACCATTTCGAAGGAAAAATAGTTGGTACTTTGTGTATGATGTTGAAATCTTCAAAGAATAAGATCGGTACTGTCGTGGTACCTCTTGGAGAGGAACCAAGCCCATATTCAGCAGGTCATGTTTCAGCATCTTTGGAGGCCTTGGTTCCATGCAATGCAAGTGGATCTTCCATTTTTGCTTTGTCTGTGAGAAATGATGCTCCGTGTCTACTGAGTGTTGTTAAGGTCAGTAAAGTAGGCGATGGTACTGAAACCTTCCAAATCAAGTCCGTTGaaggacttgtactttttccTCGATCAATCACACTAGTAGCTATACTCAATTACGCTCGTCTTGAAACTCCTGCAGTAAACTCACGCTGCAAATTACTCATTCTATTAAATAACACTAGAAATTCTCAGCTAGAAATTCCATGCATGGATGTTATCAGTTTCTGCTCGGGATATGGGGTAGATTCTTCAGTTGGATTTACAGGGATCAACAATGTAGTTTATGTGAATGGAATACAAAAGTCTTTTATTCGCAGCATGCACCCACCTTCTGAAATCAAG GCTGTCGCTGCAATTCAAGCGGATGAATTTGTACTCAGAAACTGGAAATCTCATGCCAACACGAGATTCCTGTCTGTTCTTGATGACCATGAACTACGATTTCCAGTGGTTAATGTTGGAAATCATTGCTACCGGTGGGTCTCTGTCAAAAACCCAAGCCAAGAACCAGTTGTGATGCAGCTTATTTTAAATTCATGGGAAGTCATTGATAAGTGCAGGACACCAGAATTTGATTTGCAACCTCCCTCAGACACTATTTTGTTGAGTAATAGATCAATTGCTCCAACAAGGTATGGATTCTCATTGGGTCAAGATGCAATAACTGAGGCTTTTATTCATCCTTATGGCAGTGCTTCTTTTGGTCCAATCTTATTTCAACCTTCCAAACTATGCGAATGGAGAAGTTCAGCACTGATAAGGAATAATCTCTCTGGTGTAGAATGGTTATCACTGCGAGGATTTGGAGGGTCACGTTCCTTGCTGTTGCTAGAGGGGTCTAAACCCGTGCAGAGTTTAGAATTTAAGCTAGATTTTCCGAGTCAGCTAAATTTTTCTTCTGGCATGTTACCCCACATGGAAGGCAAAAAAAATTTCTGTCATCAGTCCTTGAGAAAAGAGGTCTATGCCAAGAACGTGGGTGACCTTCCTTTGGAGGTTATTCAAATTAAAGTTTCAGGGGCTGAGTGTAGTTTGGATGGATTTCAAGTACATAATTGTCAAGGTTTTTCTCTTCAACCTGGAGAATCCGTTAGGCTTCAAATGTCATACTGGACTGATTTCTCCTCGTCCACTATACAGAGGGACCTTGAACTAGCTTTGGCAACTGGGAATCTTGTGATACCTATGAAAACAAGTTTGCCATTATTCGTGCTTTGTTTCTGCAGAAGATATATGTTCTGGATGCGTGTTAAGAAAGCTATGGTGGTGATCATGTTTGCATCTCTGCTATTTGTGCTAGTCTTTCTCCTTTTTACCTCTCTGACTCCGTTCACATGTCAAGACTCTAAAAGTGGGATGAAATCTTCTAATGTTAATTGTGTTGAAAAATCAGTTGCACAAGAGGAAGCATTGGTCTTGGTGTCTGCCGATCGATGTTGTGATGGTTATTCCTCGGGCTGTGGACTTGTAAATCATTCTGAACAGTATCAGAAACAAAAGGTTCCTCTGTTAGACACCCTACCAGAAGCCATATCAACATCCTCGGCATTGTCAAAAACTTCGTCAGGTGTGTATTGTGATGGTCAAGATACATCAGATTCAAGAAACTTGAGAGTTACTATCGGGAGAGAGAAATTAAGGAGgcggaaaaagaaaaagagttcTGCTATCGGACTCTTAGAACTTTCAAGCAGTCAGAGTGGCAATTCTACCCCATCTTCACCTCTGTCTCCAGCGGCATGCATAACACCAAAGCCATCGTGTTTGATGTCTCCTGATAGAGGCCCATCATTGGAGAACATAATCCCATTTGCTCAGAAACCGCTCAAGAAACATGATAGCATAAAATGCTCCGAACCTCCCCCTCAGCATATTCCCTCGGGTGATGAGGTTTCCTCCAAGCGGGGGTTCTCTCCTCAGGAGACTGCTAGTTTAACGAAGGAGGTCGCTTGTGGGAATGTTCCGTTTAGTGCTGCTGGGGTTTCCCCTCGGGCATGTCATTCACCAGCTTTGATCTCAACATCTACAATTGCTCCCCGTGCATGGGCTCCGGGGTACAAAGTTCACAATAAAAAAGCTGGTGAAGTCGAGGAAAAGGTGAGTGTGGACGAAAAGGAGAGTGTGGaagataaatttaattataacgTATGGGCGGATAATCTCCTTGGTCTCCATTTGATTTTCCAGCCAAAAAAGGTCCCCAGGAAGTCACCCCGTGCCATTGATGATAATTTTGAGAGCTTTTTTGTGACAGGACCATCGACCCTCTTTGCGAACTATATGCTAAATTCCCCATCTGGAGGGTAA
- the LOC140821278 gene encoding uncharacterized protein isoform X3: MLVAAIILAPFYVSKNAYIVVVLFCALFTLITCKQCPINEKPNQLEIGLCGPNRAHVDTNHPDLLNGHVNLELGSRNYLHQQSLENVCPPSNSFCFPVTMTHFLSDEVDTEFDAIDENGVPPEDFSNGFKQVRSNLSWSSDHVIFRLLGESTVSCSFKQRDGFHELPSDDFYTRSIQQTDTSSCIRSSFEHKTRSLNSGENVEYVKFGLMDPPVEIKPSLLDWGQKNMYVPSLAFLTVKNLEATGVLSVHYPYSSNTQFYPCNFSETLLAPGEVATICFVFSPTQLGLSVAQLVVQTSLGGFLIQAKGFAVESPFLIKSGFDVYSSGRWKKNLSLFNPFNEAIYVEEVTAWISVSSGNTFRTSSAICNIVAMENSSEFTTLGAKVVLGFENGEVDLTQIFVRPHVNWEVGPQKTETIMELDFSYHFEGKIVGTLCMMLKSSKNKIGTVVVPLGEEPSPYSAGHVSASLEALVPCNASGSSIFALSVRNDAPCLLSVVKVSKVGDGTETFQIKSVEGLVLFPRSITLVAILNYARLETPAVNSRCKLLILLNNTRNSQLEIPCMDVISFCSGYGVDSSVGFTGINNVVYVNGIQKSFIRSMHPPSEIKAVAAIQADEFVLRNWKSHANTRFLSVLDDHELRFPVVNVGNHCYRWVSVKNPSQEPVVMQLILNSWEVIDKCRTPEFDLQPPSDTILLSNRSIAPTRYGFSLGQDAITEAFIHPYGSASFGPILFQPSKLCEWRSSALIRNNLSGVEWLSLRGFGGSRSLLLLEGSKPVQSLEFKLDFPSQLNFSSGMLPHMEGKKNFCHQSLRKEVYAKNVGDLPLEVIQIKVSGAECSLDGFQVHNCQGFSLQPGESVRLQMSYWTDFSSSTIQRDLELALATGNLVIPMKTSLPLFVLCFCRRYMFWMRVKKAMVVIMFASLLFVLVFLLFTSLTPFTCQDSKSGMKSSNVNCVEKSVAQEEALVLVSADRCCDGYSSGCGLVNHSEQYQKQKVPLLDTLPEAISTSSALSKTSSGVYCDGQDTSDSRNLRVTIGREKLRRRKKKKSSAIGLLELSSSQSGNSTPSSPLSPAACITPKPSCLMSPDRGPSLENIIPFAQKPLKKHDSIKCSEPPPQHIPSGDEVSSKRGFSPQETASLTKEVACGNVPFSAAGVSPRACHSPALISTSTIAPRAWAPGYKVHNKKAGEVEEKVSVDEKESVEDKFNYNVWADNLLGLHLIFQPKKVPRKSPRAIDDNFESFFVTGPSTLFANYMLNSPSGG, translated from the exons ATGCTGGTGGCTGCCATTATTTT GGCACCCTTTTACGTTTCCAAGAATGCTTACATTGTGGTGGTTCTATTTTGTGCTTTGTTCACACTTATCACATGCAAGCAATGTCCAATAAATGAAAAGCCAAATCAATTAGAAATAGGATTATGCGGGCCCAACAGGGCTCATGTTGATACAAACCATCCAGATCTATTGAATGGTCATGTTAATTTAGAATTAGGTTCAAGAAATTACTTGCATCAACAGAGTCTGGAGAATGTATGCCCGCCTTCGAATTCGTTCTGTTTTCCGGTGACAATGACCCACTTTTTATCTGATGAAGTTGATACTGAATTCGATGCAATAGATGAGAATGGGGTTCCACCTGAAGATTTTTCTAATGGATTTAAGCAAGTGAGAAGTAACTTGAGCTGGTCTTCAGACCATGTTATCTTCAGGTTATTGGGTGAGAGCACTGTTTCTTGCTCATTCAAGCAGCGAGATGGTTTTCATGAATTGCCATCTGATGATTTTTACACTAGGAGCATCCAACAAACTGATACATCTTCTTGTATAAGATCATCGTTTGAACATAAAACTCGCAGTTTAAATTCAGGAGAAAATGTTGAATATGTAAAATTTGGCTTGATGGACCCTCCTGTGGAGATAAAGCCTTCATTACTTGATTGGGGACAAAAGAATATGTATGTCCCATCCTTGGCCTTTTTGACAGTAAAGAATCTAGAAGCTACTGGTGTTTTGAGTGTCCACTATCCTTACAGTAGCAACACACAGTTTTATCCGTGCAATTTTAGTGAAACACTGCTAGCTCCTGGAGAAGTTGCTACAATATGTTTTGTGTTTTCCCCTACACAGTTAGGATTGTCCGTAGCTCAATTAGTTGTACAGACAAGTTTGGGTGGGTTCCTGATTCAAGCTAAAGGCTTTGCTGTCGAGTCTCCTTTTTTGATAAAGTCTGGATTTGATGTTTACTCCAGTGGAAGGTGGAAAAAGAATTTGTCTTTATTTAATCCTTTCAATGAAGCCATCTATGTGGAGGAGGTAACTGCTTGGATATCTGTGTCCTCAGGGAACACTTTCCGCACATCAAGCGCAATTTGCAACATTGTCGCTATGGAGAATTCGAGTGAGTTTACAACGTTGGGTGCTAAAGTAGTGTTGGGTTTTGAGAATGGTGAGGTTGATCTGACACAAATCTTTGTGAGACCACATGTGAATTGGGAGGTTGGCCCTCAAAAAACAGAGACTATCATGGAATTGGACTTTTCTTACCATTTCGAAGGAAAAATAGTTGGTACTTTGTGTATGATGTTGAAATCTTCAAAGAATAAGATCGGTACTGTCGTGGTACCTCTTGGAGAGGAACCAAGCCCATATTCAGCAGGTCATGTTTCAGCATCTTTGGAGGCCTTGGTTCCATGCAATGCAAGTGGATCTTCCATTTTTGCTTTGTCTGTGAGAAATGATGCTCCGTGTCTACTGAGTGTTGTTAAGGTCAGTAAAGTAGGCGATGGTACTGAAACCTTCCAAATCAAGTCCGTTGaaggacttgtactttttccTCGATCAATCACACTAGTAGCTATACTCAATTACGCTCGTCTTGAAACTCCTGCAGTAAACTCACGCTGCAAATTACTCATTCTATTAAATAACACTAGAAATTCTCAGCTAGAAATTCCATGCATGGATGTTATCAGTTTCTGCTCGGGATATGGGGTAGATTCTTCAGTTGGATTTACAGGGATCAACAATGTAGTTTATGTGAATGGAATACAAAAGTCTTTTATTCGCAGCATGCACCCACCTTCTGAAATCAAG GCTGTCGCTGCAATTCAAGCGGATGAATTTGTACTCAGAAACTGGAAATCTCATGCCAACACGAGATTCCTGTCTGTTCTTGATGACCATGAACTACGATTTCCAGTGGTTAATGTTGGAAATCATTGCTACCGGTGGGTCTCTGTCAAAAACCCAAGCCAAGAACCAGTTGTGATGCAGCTTATTTTAAATTCATGGGAAGTCATTGATAAGTGCAGGACACCAGAATTTGATTTGCAACCTCCCTCAGACACTATTTTGTTGAGTAATAGATCAATTGCTCCAACAAGGTATGGATTCTCATTGGGTCAAGATGCAATAACTGAGGCTTTTATTCATCCTTATGGCAGTGCTTCTTTTGGTCCAATCTTATTTCAACCTTCCAAACTATGCGAATGGAGAAGTTCAGCACTGATAAGGAATAATCTCTCTGGTGTAGAATGGTTATCACTGCGAGGATTTGGAGGGTCACGTTCCTTGCTGTTGCTAGAGGGGTCTAAACCCGTGCAGAGTTTAGAATTTAAGCTAGATTTTCCGAGTCAGCTAAATTTTTCTTCTGGCATGTTACCCCACATGGAAGGCAAAAAAAATTTCTGTCATCAGTCCTTGAGAAAAGAGGTCTATGCCAAGAACGTGGGTGACCTTCCTTTGGAGGTTATTCAAATTAAAGTTTCAGGGGCTGAGTGTAGTTTGGATGGATTTCAAGTACATAATTGTCAAGGTTTTTCTCTTCAACCTGGAGAATCCGTTAGGCTTCAAATGTCATACTGGACTGATTTCTCCTCGTCCACTATACAGAGGGACCTTGAACTAGCTTTGGCAACTGGGAATCTTGTGATACCTATGAAAACAAGTTTGCCATTATTCGTGCTTTGTTTCTGCAGAAGATATATGTTCTGGATGCGTGTTAAGAAAGCTATGGTGGTGATCATGTTTGCATCTCTGCTATTTGTGCTAGTCTTTCTCCTTTTTACCTCTCTGACTCCGTTCACATGTCAAGACTCTAAAAGTGGGATGAAATCTTCTAATGTTAATTGTGTTGAAAAATCAGTTGCACAAGAGGAAGCATTGGTCTTGGTGTCTGCCGATCGATGTTGTGATGGTTATTCCTCGGGCTGTGGACTTGTAAATCATTCTGAACAGTATCAGAAACAAAAGGTTCCTCTGTTAGACACCCTACCAGAAGCCATATCAACATCCTCGGCATTGTCAAAAACTTCGTCAGGTGTGTATTGTGATGGTCAAGATACATCAGATTCAAGAAACTTGAGAGTTACTATCGGGAGAGAGAAATTAAGGAGgcggaaaaagaaaaagagttcTGCTATCGGACTCTTAGAACTTTCAAGCAGTCAGAGTGGCAATTCTACCCCATCTTCACCTCTGTCTCCAGCGGCATGCATAACACCAAAGCCATCGTGTTTGATGTCTCCTGATAGAGGCCCATCATTGGAGAACATAATCCCATTTGCTCAGAAACCGCTCAAGAAACATGATAGCATAAAATGCTCCGAACCTCCCCCTCAGCATATTCCCTCGGGTGATGAGGTTTCCTCCAAGCGGGGGTTCTCTCCTCAGGAGACTGCTAGTTTAACGAAGGAGGTCGCTTGTGGGAATGTTCCGTTTAGTGCTGCTGGGGTTTCCCCTCGGGCATGTCATTCACCAGCTTTGATCTCAACATCTACAATTGCTCCCCGTGCATGGGCTCCGGGGTACAAAGTTCACAATAAAAAAGCTGGTGAAGTCGAGGAAAAGGTGAGTGTGGACGAAAAGGAGAGTGTGGaagataaatttaattataacgTATGGGCGGATAATCTCCTTGGTCTCCATTTGATTTTCCAGCCAAAAAAGGTCCCCAGGAAGTCACCCCGTGCCATTGATGATAATTTTGAGAGCTTTTTTGTGACAGGACCATCGACCCTCTTTGCGAACTATATGCTAAATTCCCCATCTGGAGGGTAA